Proteins encoded by one window of Cannabis sativa cultivar Pink pepper isolate KNU-18-1 chromosome 4, ASM2916894v1, whole genome shotgun sequence:
- the LOC115714255 gene encoding ATP synthase subunit epsilon, mitochondrial — MASNAAVPFWRSAGMTYITYSNICANLVRNCLKEPFKAETLQREKVHFAVSKWSNGIPEKPTIRSDSGEE, encoded by the exons ATGGCATCGAACGCAGCAGTGCCTTTCTGGAGATCGGCGGGTATGACTTACATAACATACTCCAACATATGCGCTAATCTCGTCAGGAATTGCCTCAAAGAGCCTTTCAAGGCCGAAACCCTTCAACGCGAGAAGGTTCATTTTGCCGTCTCCAAATGGTCCAACGGCATTCCGGAAAAGCCCA CTATCCGTTCAGATTCTGGGGAAGAATGA